The following proteins are co-located in the Myxococcus fulvus genome:
- a CDS encoding TetR/AcrR family transcriptional regulator, with protein MSPRRASKAPGTLPSAKPREGTAVHAKGHERVERILDAAMDVLVEEGYAGLALRGVAQRAGLSLGNLQYYFPTKQDVVRALLSRYLEAAIRHVRERMDGAGTHPDQRLRHALDAILEDQESPRHFQLFAELWALAARDTMVAEALGVFYAGYREGLVELLTPLTPGLTPARRARRAALLMAFFEGLSLFRGGGSLRSVAVPGLEQELRALWADWTNPPE; from the coding sequence GTGAGCCCCCGCCGCGCGAGCAAGGCGCCCGGCACGCTCCCCTCCGCGAAGCCCCGTGAGGGCACAGCCGTCCACGCGAAGGGCCACGAGCGTGTGGAGCGCATCCTCGACGCGGCCATGGACGTCCTCGTGGAGGAGGGCTACGCGGGCCTTGCCCTGCGCGGCGTGGCCCAGCGCGCGGGGCTGAGCCTGGGCAACCTCCAGTACTACTTCCCCACCAAGCAGGACGTGGTGCGCGCGCTCCTGTCGCGCTACCTGGAGGCCGCCATCCGCCACGTCCGCGAGCGCATGGACGGCGCGGGCACGCACCCCGACCAGCGGCTGCGACACGCGCTGGACGCCATCCTGGAGGACCAGGAGTCCCCCCGGCACTTCCAGCTCTTCGCCGAGCTGTGGGCCCTGGCCGCGAGGGACACCATGGTGGCCGAGGCGCTCGGGGTCTTCTACGCGGGCTACCGCGAGGGGCTCGTCGAGCTGCTGACGCCGCTGACCCCCGGGCTCACGCCCGCGCGCAGGGCGCGGCGAGCCGCCCTGTTGATGGCCTTCTTCGAGGGCCTGTCCCTCTTCCGCGGCGGCGGCAGCCTGCGCTCCGTGGCGGTGCCAGGGCTGGAGCAGGAGCTGCGCGCCCTCTGGGCCGACTGGACGAACCCGCCCGAATGA
- a CDS encoding PilZ domain-containing protein → MMNPASQKSSLADDRRSFPRLQAPLYARPARLKFGDKQRVLDASLGGVRIYSDDAYTEGSNLEVDLFLGDGTTLECRARVAWLRKLPKDAAAVYEVGLAFMDVTPEALERLKSVLVAED, encoded by the coding sequence ATGATGAACCCAGCAAGTCAGAAGAGCAGCCTGGCGGATGACCGCCGTTCGTTCCCTCGCCTCCAGGCGCCGCTCTACGCGCGCCCGGCGCGACTGAAGTTCGGGGACAAGCAGCGGGTGCTGGATGCGAGCCTCGGCGGCGTGCGCATCTACTCCGACGACGCGTACACCGAGGGCAGCAACCTGGAGGTGGACCTGTTCCTGGGGGACGGCACGACGCTGGAGTGTCGCGCGCGCGTCGCGTGGCTGCGCAAGCTGCCCAAGGACGCGGCGGCCGTCTACGAGGTAGGGCTCGCGTTCATGGACGTCACCCCGGAGGCGCTCGAGCGCCTCAAGTCGGTGCTCGTCGCCGAGGACTGA
- a CDS encoding zf-TFIIB domain-containing protein, which produces MERSCPVCPPPAPPLRVIDLRGVPVDTCARCQGHWLDAGELERLAPGWRTEALQAALPSATRRCRHARHHVPAAREECGLCGSAVARCPSCDETLSQVRTEVCAVDVCSRCHGLWLDANELKQLMDWHRRWKRPLVVGLTAAGTTAAAAVALSQVAADTPTRTRVTEVLQSTVEQAAESVDVVELAVGAVDLAGGAAEGVGLAVEAAVEGGEVVSATVGGLLAVVAGLFQ; this is translated from the coding sequence ATGGAACGCTCCTGCCCCGTCTGCCCACCCCCCGCGCCCCCGCTGCGCGTCATCGACCTGCGCGGTGTCCCGGTGGACACCTGCGCGCGCTGCCAGGGACATTGGCTGGATGCGGGCGAGCTGGAGCGGCTGGCGCCGGGCTGGAGGACGGAGGCGCTCCAGGCCGCGCTGCCCTCCGCGACGCGGCGCTGCCGTCACGCGCGGCACCATGTTCCGGCCGCGCGCGAAGAATGTGGCCTGTGCGGCTCGGCCGTCGCGCGCTGCCCATCCTGCGACGAGACGCTGTCCCAGGTGCGCACGGAGGTCTGCGCGGTGGATGTGTGCTCGCGCTGCCACGGGCTGTGGCTGGACGCGAACGAGCTGAAGCAGCTGATGGACTGGCACCGCCGCTGGAAGCGGCCGCTGGTCGTGGGGCTGACGGCGGCGGGCACCACGGCGGCCGCGGCCGTCGCGCTCTCCCAGGTGGCGGCCGACACCCCGACCCGCACCCGGGTGACAGAAGTCCTTCAGTCCACGGTAGAGCAGGCGGCCGAATCGGTGGACGTGGTGGAGCTGGCGGTGGGGGCGGTGGACCTGGCGGGCGGCGCCGCCGAGGGAGTGGGCCTGGCCGTCGAGGCCGCGGTGGAGGGGGGCGAGGTCGTCTCCGCCACGGTGGGCGGACTGCTCGCGGTGGTGGCGGGGTTGTTCCAGTGA
- a CDS encoding galactose oxidase-like domain-containing protein, with translation MRHPPLPRRCAVLAVHLLGLVLLGATSARAQVPSLTGRWSSVLTWPISATHLALMPDGKVLFYGEFEEGALPPRRWDPSTGALTTYPYVGYNIFCSGHNFLSNGKLLVTGGHIASHVGLPDTSAFDFNTNTWTRLPDMNAGRWYPTNTTLSNGDVVVISGEIAGAGDINEIPQRFIAGTNSWRTLTGARRNLPFYPKMFLAPNGQLFYAGSLRGSLWLNPNGNGAWTTGPLSNFGGRSYGPAVLIDGKVTLFGGGEPPTATVEQIDLTVAAPSWRYVAPMSIRRRQHNAVLLPDGTVLIIGGSSGSGFDDAASPVLYAELYNPATNTWTSLASQVRYRGYHSTAALLPDGRVLSAGGANEHTAEVFSPPYLFKGARPVITAAPTTSQPGATFSITTPDAARITRVSLIALNSTTHTFDMNQRLLTLAFTRTAGALTVTAPPNRNLAPPGYYQLFIVNDAGVPSYGRRLRIPPP, from the coding sequence ATGCGCCACCCTCCCCTGCCTCGTCGGTGCGCGGTCCTCGCCGTCCACCTGCTGGGCCTCGTGTTGCTGGGCGCCACCTCGGCCAGGGCGCAGGTGCCGTCGCTGACGGGGCGCTGGTCCAGCGTGCTGACCTGGCCCATCTCCGCCACGCACCTGGCGCTGATGCCGGACGGCAAGGTGCTCTTCTACGGCGAGTTCGAGGAGGGCGCGCTGCCGCCCCGCCGCTGGGACCCGTCCACCGGGGCGCTCACCACGTACCCGTACGTGGGCTACAACATCTTCTGCAGCGGCCACAACTTCCTGTCCAACGGCAAGCTGCTGGTGACGGGCGGCCACATCGCCAGCCACGTGGGCCTGCCCGACACCAGCGCGTTCGACTTCAACACCAACACCTGGACCCGGCTGCCGGACATGAACGCCGGGCGCTGGTACCCCACCAACACCACGCTCTCCAACGGCGACGTGGTGGTCATCTCCGGTGAAATCGCCGGGGCGGGCGACATCAACGAGATTCCCCAGCGCTTCATCGCGGGCACCAACTCCTGGCGCACGCTGACGGGCGCGCGGCGCAACCTGCCCTTCTATCCGAAGATGTTCCTGGCCCCCAACGGCCAGCTCTTCTACGCGGGCTCGCTGCGCGGCTCGCTCTGGCTGAACCCCAACGGCAACGGCGCCTGGACCACCGGCCCCTTGAGCAACTTCGGCGGACGCAGCTACGGGCCCGCGGTGCTCATCGACGGCAAGGTGACGCTCTTCGGCGGAGGCGAGCCGCCCACCGCCACCGTGGAGCAGATAGACCTCACCGTGGCGGCGCCGAGCTGGCGGTACGTGGCGCCCATGAGCATCCGCCGGCGCCAGCACAACGCGGTGCTGCTGCCGGACGGCACCGTGCTCATCATCGGCGGCAGCAGCGGCAGCGGCTTCGACGACGCGGCCTCGCCCGTCCTCTACGCGGAGCTCTACAACCCCGCCACCAACACCTGGACCTCGCTGGCCAGCCAGGTGCGCTACCGCGGCTATCACTCCACCGCGGCGCTCCTGCCGGACGGACGCGTGCTGTCGGCCGGCGGCGCGAACGAGCACACCGCGGAGGTCTTCTCCCCGCCCTACCTCTTCAAGGGCGCGCGCCCCGTCATCACCGCCGCGCCCACCACGTCCCAGCCCGGCGCCACCTTCTCGATTACGACGCCCGACGCGGCCCGCATCACCCGAGTGTCGCTCATCGCGCTCAACTCCACGACGCACACCTTCGACATGAACCAGCGGCTGCTCACGCTCGCCTTCACCCGGACCGCCGGCGCCCTCACCGTCACCGCGCCCCCCAACCGCAACCTCGCGCCGCCGGGCTACTACCAGCTCTTCATCGTGAACGACGCGGGCGTGCCCTCGTACGGCCGCAGGCTGCGCATCCCGCCTCCGTGA
- a CDS encoding ELWxxDGT repeat protein codes for MRCRCLLWVVLLVGCAPAAGAPEPVEEEAAAALLESWEYCSRTAVSLGVTLVEDTPYTSPMAPSTGGMVFSAEDDARGREPWVSTGAPGAGTRLLKDVFPGVGGSEPHGFTRVGAKVFFAANDPVAGRELFVSDGTPEGTVRVKDIWPGEVGSYPNALFEYQGLLYFTAGDPAHGRELWRSDGTAAGTVLVEDLVPGVEDSSPDQLTRGGDGALYFVVSVRGLITRLMRLGVGPTAVEVMSVPSELGFQFPLMPVGRKLFFVRSLEHHGAVGLMMTEAGAPPVTLGTFARVGELAAVGARLVFSAAAHMEEENLELWRSDGTAAGTVLVEDVRAGNVGSNPQNFAVLADTLFFAADDGTHGVELWDSDGTAARTRIFGDLELGPGGSFPQALTVVEDHLFFSADVRGRGQEPWVSNGFRVGTVPLTELAPGPRGSSPRSFRRSGWSVFFSAEDATGVRRLFALPFRPGGRCLVPEQ; via the coding sequence ATGAGGTGCCGCTGTCTGCTGTGGGTGGTTCTGCTCGTGGGGTGCGCCCCGGCCGCGGGAGCGCCGGAGCCGGTGGAGGAGGAGGCCGCTGCTGCCCTGTTGGAGTCCTGGGAGTACTGCTCGCGCACGGCGGTGTCGCTGGGCGTCACGCTGGTGGAGGACACGCCCTACACCTCGCCGATGGCGCCGAGCACGGGCGGCATGGTGTTCAGCGCGGAGGACGACGCGCGCGGCCGCGAGCCCTGGGTGAGCACGGGCGCGCCGGGCGCGGGCACGCGGCTGCTGAAGGACGTGTTCCCGGGCGTGGGAGGCTCGGAGCCGCATGGGTTCACGCGGGTGGGCGCGAAGGTGTTCTTCGCCGCGAACGACCCGGTGGCGGGGCGCGAGCTGTTCGTCTCGGATGGCACGCCGGAGGGCACCGTCCGGGTGAAGGACATCTGGCCCGGGGAGGTGGGCTCGTACCCGAACGCGCTCTTCGAGTACCAGGGGCTCTTGTACTTCACGGCGGGAGACCCGGCGCATGGGCGGGAGCTGTGGCGCAGTGACGGCACCGCGGCGGGCACGGTGCTGGTGGAGGACCTCGTGCCCGGGGTCGAGGACTCCTCGCCGGACCAGCTCACCCGGGGTGGAGACGGCGCGCTGTACTTCGTCGTCTCGGTCCGGGGGCTCATCACGCGGCTGATGCGGCTGGGCGTGGGACCGACCGCGGTCGAGGTGATGAGCGTGCCCAGCGAGTTGGGCTTCCAATTCCCGCTGATGCCCGTGGGCCGCAAGCTGTTCTTCGTCAGGAGCTTGGAGCACCACGGCGCGGTGGGGCTGATGATGACGGAGGCGGGCGCGCCGCCGGTGACGCTGGGCACCTTCGCGCGCGTGGGGGAGCTGGCGGCGGTGGGGGCGCGGCTGGTCTTCAGCGCCGCGGCGCACATGGAGGAAGAGAACCTGGAGCTGTGGCGCAGCGACGGCACGGCGGCGGGCACGGTGCTGGTGGAGGACGTGCGCGCGGGCAACGTCGGCTCCAATCCCCAGAACTTCGCGGTGCTCGCGGACACGCTCTTCTTCGCCGCGGACGACGGCACCCACGGCGTGGAGCTCTGGGACAGCGACGGCACGGCCGCGCGCACGCGCATCTTCGGGGACCTGGAGCTGGGGCCGGGCGGCTCGTTCCCCCAGGCGCTGACGGTGGTCGAGGACCACCTGTTCTTCAGCGCGGACGTCCGGGGGCGGGGCCAGGAGCCGTGGGTGAGCAACGGCTTTCGCGTGGGCACGGTGCCGCTGACGGAGCTGGCGCCGGGGCCTCGGGGGTCGTCGCCGAGGAGCTTCCGGCGCTCGGGGTGGAGCGTCTTCTTCTCGGCGGAGGATGCGACGGGGGTGCGGCGGCTGTTCGCGCTGCCCTTCCGCCCGGGCGGCAGGTGCCTTGTGCCAGAGCAGTGA
- a CDS encoding glucose 1-dehydrogenase has product MKRVEGKVALITGAAGGLGSAAARMLAREGARVVVTDRPQQEEAGVEVARSLGEGMGLFVPLDVTREEDWVRAMEVTLAKFGRLDVLVNNAGLGVPKDVENITLAEWRLVHAVNLDGTFLGCKHGIQAMRKSGARGSIINISSVAGLIGVPTLVAYGSAKAAVHMFTKSVALHCAHHGYGIRCNSIHPTFIETNMVKALIASSSSPERAREGLRRTIPQGAMGEPDDVANAVVYLASDESKLMTGAEMILDGGSTAQ; this is encoded by the coding sequence ATGAAGCGCGTGGAAGGCAAGGTGGCACTGATTACGGGCGCGGCGGGCGGGCTGGGCAGCGCGGCGGCGCGGATGCTCGCGCGCGAGGGCGCCAGGGTGGTGGTGACGGACCGGCCCCAGCAGGAGGAGGCCGGCGTCGAGGTGGCCAGGTCCCTGGGTGAGGGCATGGGCCTGTTCGTCCCGCTGGACGTCACGCGCGAGGAGGACTGGGTGCGCGCGATGGAGGTGACGCTCGCGAAGTTCGGCCGGCTGGACGTGCTCGTCAACAACGCGGGCCTGGGCGTGCCCAAGGACGTGGAGAACATCACCCTGGCCGAGTGGCGGCTGGTGCACGCGGTCAACCTGGACGGCACCTTCCTGGGCTGCAAGCACGGCATCCAGGCCATGCGCAAGTCGGGCGCCAGGGGCTCCATCATCAACATCTCGTCCGTGGCGGGGCTCATCGGCGTGCCCACGCTGGTGGCGTACGGCAGCGCGAAGGCCGCCGTGCACATGTTCACCAAGTCGGTGGCGTTGCACTGCGCGCACCACGGCTACGGCATCCGCTGCAACTCCATCCATCCCACGTTCATCGAGACGAACATGGTGAAGGCGCTGATTGCCTCGTCCAGCTCGCCGGAGCGGGCGCGCGAGGGGCTGCGGCGCACGATTCCGCAGGGCGCGATGGGGGAGCCGGATGACGTGGCCAACGCCGTCGTCTACCTCGCCTCGGACGAGTCGAAGCTGATGACGGGCGCGGAGATGATTCTCGACGGCGGCTCCACCGCGCAGTAG
- a CDS encoding zinc-dependent alcohol dehydrogenase family protein, producing MKAVRFSKFGHPLKVVELVEEPDAALESGQVRIEVLATPINPSDVLTLSGQYGSLPKLPAVPGNEGVGRVVEVKDTSAVKVGDLVFLPLGAGTWRTHLVAPAEGLVTVPPGTDLKQASMLFVNPPTADILLREFGALKPGDWVLQNAANSAVGRYLITLAKQAGYKTLNVVRREELAKELTELGADVVLTDTDDLPERVKAATGGAKVRLAIDAVGGDSTRRLGDSLATGGTVVNYGVMSGKGPKLSAAATIFKDITLRGFWLVLWLKRAPREQQQETFGRLAKRVADGTLKTAVEGTFTLDAIQEALARSMEGGRGGKVLLTPNGPV from the coding sequence ATGAAAGCGGTCCGATTTTCGAAGTTCGGGCACCCGTTGAAGGTGGTGGAGCTGGTGGAGGAGCCCGACGCGGCGCTCGAGTCCGGCCAGGTCCGCATCGAGGTCCTCGCCACGCCCATCAACCCGTCGGACGTGCTCACCCTGTCGGGCCAGTACGGCTCGCTGCCCAAGCTGCCGGCGGTGCCGGGCAACGAGGGCGTGGGCCGCGTGGTGGAGGTGAAGGACACCTCGGCCGTGAAGGTGGGAGACCTGGTGTTCCTGCCGCTGGGCGCGGGCACGTGGCGCACGCACCTGGTGGCGCCCGCCGAGGGGCTGGTGACGGTGCCGCCCGGCACGGACCTGAAGCAGGCGTCCATGTTGTTCGTCAACCCGCCCACCGCGGACATCCTGCTGCGTGAGTTCGGCGCGCTGAAGCCCGGGGACTGGGTGCTGCAGAACGCCGCCAACTCCGCGGTGGGCCGCTACCTCATCACCCTGGCGAAGCAGGCCGGCTACAAGACGCTCAACGTGGTGCGCCGCGAGGAGCTGGCCAAGGAGCTCACCGAGCTGGGCGCGGACGTGGTGCTGACGGACACGGACGATTTGCCCGAGCGCGTGAAGGCGGCGACGGGCGGCGCCAAGGTGCGGCTGGCCATCGACGCGGTGGGCGGCGACTCCACGCGGCGGCTCGGTGATTCGCTCGCCACCGGCGGCACGGTGGTGAACTACGGCGTCATGTCCGGCAAGGGCCCCAAGCTGTCGGCCGCGGCGACCATCTTCAAGGACATCACCCTGCGCGGCTTCTGGTTGGTGCTGTGGCTCAAGCGCGCCCCGCGCGAGCAGCAGCAGGAGACGTTCGGCCGGCTGGCGAAGCGGGTCGCCGACGGCACGCTGAAGACGGCGGTGGAGGGCACGTTCACGCTGGACGCCATCCAGGAGGCGCTGGCGCGCTCCATGGAGGGTGGACGCGGCGGCAAGGTGCTGCTCACGCCCAATGGGCCTGTCTGA
- a CDS encoding lysylphosphatidylglycerol synthase domain-containing protein → MRGDSGRLGGEEATVGSNVRAGMTLGRPMEAARVAAPRAVPFKRRVTGLLRPLFAVAGVGMLALLVRKVGPHELGAVLLGAAPWLPWVVLLEVGRQGMDALATRASYGASAERVPLRVLARAQLIGTAVSSMAPAGRAAAEATKAALLSPHMGGGTAAAAAATSQAASLAAGGLISFPCAAASFLLTGWSVFTLAMLGHGVVLVLASTGVRACMRARGPCAWLAKRSRKWAQLTEQFRETACHGPLLPKSPVLAFLGSRTLQVAQYAVLTHAVGIDTSVVQALFSQGLYLCALAVGSLVPGQVGVSDGAFALAAGVLDTTAARAMSVALLGHLVQLVFVLAGALTPLVWRMPGVARPASPSPACR, encoded by the coding sequence TTGCGTGGTGACTCGGGGCGGCTGGGTGGCGAGGAGGCGACAGTGGGCAGCAACGTGCGCGCGGGGATGACCCTGGGCCGACCGATGGAGGCCGCGAGGGTGGCGGCTCCGCGGGCCGTCCCCTTCAAACGCAGGGTGACGGGGCTCCTACGGCCCCTCTTCGCGGTGGCCGGGGTGGGCATGCTGGCGCTGCTGGTGCGCAAGGTAGGCCCGCATGAGCTCGGAGCCGTGCTGCTGGGTGCCGCGCCGTGGCTGCCGTGGGTGGTGCTGCTGGAGGTGGGACGTCAGGGCATGGACGCGCTCGCCACGCGCGCCTCCTACGGCGCGAGCGCGGAGCGGGTGCCCCTGCGCGTGCTGGCGCGCGCGCAGCTCATCGGCACCGCGGTGTCCAGCATGGCGCCCGCGGGACGCGCGGCGGCGGAGGCCACCAAGGCCGCGCTCCTGTCACCCCACATGGGCGGAGGCACCGCGGCGGCCGCGGCGGCCACGTCCCAGGCGGCCTCGCTGGCGGCCGGCGGCCTCATCTCCTTTCCCTGCGCGGCGGCCTCGTTCCTGCTCACCGGCTGGTCCGTCTTCACGCTGGCGATGCTCGGCCACGGCGTGGTGCTGGTGCTGGCCTCCACGGGCGTGCGCGCGTGCATGCGCGCACGGGGGCCGTGCGCGTGGCTGGCGAAGCGCTCGCGCAAATGGGCGCAGCTCACGGAGCAGTTCCGCGAGACGGCGTGCCACGGCCCGCTGCTCCCGAAGAGCCCCGTGCTCGCCTTCCTGGGCAGCCGCACGCTGCAGGTGGCGCAGTACGCGGTGCTGACGCACGCGGTGGGCATCGACACGTCGGTGGTGCAGGCGCTCTTCTCGCAGGGCCTCTACCTGTGCGCGCTGGCGGTGGGCTCGCTGGTGCCCGGACAGGTGGGCGTGAGCGACGGCGCCTTCGCGCTGGCGGCGGGCGTGCTGGACACCACCGCCGCGCGCGCCATGTCGGTGGCGCTCTTGGGCCACCTGGTGCAGCTGGTCTTCGTGCTCGCCGGCGCGCTCACGCCGCTGGTGTGGCGGATGCCTGGGGTGGCGCGGCCGGCCTCACCCTCACCGGCGTGCCGTTGA
- a CDS encoding molybdopterin oxidoreductase family protein — protein sequence MSAKATSRVHFRTCNLCEAMCGLRIELQEERITSIRGDDEDPFSRGHVCPKALALKDLHEDPDRLRHPMRRTQTGWERVSWDEALDAAANGLHAVQQAHGRDAVASYLGNPNVHNLGNMVFGSELVRALRSKNRFSATSVDQLPHQLVSYFMFGHQLLVPIPDLDRTRYLLVMGANPLASNGSLMTAPDVRTRLRAIQQRGGRLVVVDPRRTETAAIADTHVFIRPGTDALLLLALLHVVLHEHPPRTGHLDALTDGLDTVRALARDFPPERVAPHTGVPAETVRTLARDFLAADAAVCYGRMGLSTQPFGSLCQWLINVLNAVTGQMDKEGGAMFTQPAFDIICGPKAMALGRGSHGRWKSRVRGLPETGGELPSAVLAEEMLTPGDGRVRALVTMAGNPVLSTPNGAQLERALEGLDFMVSVDPYLNETTRHANIILPPVSPLERGHYDVAFHALAVRNTAKYSPPLFEPGPEGRHDWQIVLALQHRLETLRKGRPSVRQTLRYQALTRLGPERMLDVGLRMGPHGNRFHPLRQGLSLSKLRASPHGVDLGPLKPCLPERLQTKDRRLHLAPALLVADVQRLAQTFPEGAAPDARAGELLLIGRRHLRDNNSWMHNVPGLLKGKPRCTLMVHPEDASRLGLADGVDATVTSRVGEVTVPVAVTDEVMPGVVSLPHGYGHRRQGTKLRVASEHAGISQNDLTDDHAVDAVSGNAAFNGTPVRVRPAAPPQASATPAA from the coding sequence ATGAGCGCCAAGGCCACGTCCCGGGTCCACTTCCGTACGTGCAACCTGTGCGAGGCCATGTGCGGCCTGCGCATCGAACTGCAGGAGGAGCGCATCACCTCCATCCGGGGAGACGACGAGGACCCGTTCAGCCGGGGCCACGTGTGCCCCAAGGCGCTGGCGCTCAAGGACCTGCACGAGGACCCGGACCGGCTGCGCCACCCGATGCGGCGGACCCAGACGGGCTGGGAGCGCGTGTCGTGGGACGAGGCGCTGGACGCGGCGGCGAATGGGCTGCACGCGGTGCAGCAGGCGCACGGGCGCGACGCGGTGGCGTCGTACCTGGGCAACCCCAACGTGCACAACCTGGGCAACATGGTGTTCGGCTCGGAGCTGGTGCGCGCGCTGCGCTCGAAGAACCGCTTCTCCGCCACGTCCGTGGACCAGCTCCCCCACCAGCTGGTGTCGTACTTCATGTTCGGTCACCAGTTGCTGGTGCCCATCCCGGACCTGGACCGCACGCGCTATCTCTTGGTGATGGGCGCCAACCCGCTCGCGTCCAATGGCAGCCTGATGACGGCCCCGGACGTGCGCACCCGGCTGCGCGCCATCCAGCAGCGCGGCGGCAGGCTGGTGGTGGTGGACCCGCGCCGCACGGAGACGGCGGCCATCGCGGACACGCACGTCTTCATCCGCCCCGGCACGGACGCGCTGCTGTTGCTCGCGCTGCTGCACGTCGTGCTCCACGAGCACCCGCCGAGGACAGGCCACCTGGACGCGCTCACGGACGGGCTCGACACCGTGCGAGCGCTCGCGCGCGACTTCCCGCCCGAGCGCGTGGCGCCGCACACCGGGGTCCCCGCCGAGACGGTGCGCACGCTCGCGCGCGACTTCCTCGCCGCCGACGCGGCCGTCTGCTACGGGCGCATGGGCCTGTCCACGCAGCCCTTCGGCTCGCTGTGCCAGTGGCTCATCAACGTGCTCAACGCGGTGACGGGGCAGATGGACAAGGAGGGCGGCGCCATGTTCACCCAGCCCGCCTTCGACATCATCTGCGGCCCCAAGGCGATGGCGCTCGGTCGGGGCAGCCATGGCCGGTGGAAGAGCCGGGTGCGTGGACTGCCGGAGACGGGCGGCGAGCTGCCCTCGGCCGTGCTCGCCGAGGAGATGCTCACCCCGGGCGACGGCCGCGTGCGCGCGCTCGTCACCATGGCGGGCAACCCCGTGCTGTCCACGCCCAACGGCGCGCAGCTGGAGCGCGCGCTGGAGGGGCTGGACTTCATGGTGAGCGTGGACCCGTACCTCAACGAGACGACGCGCCACGCGAACATCATCCTGCCGCCGGTGTCCCCGCTGGAGCGCGGCCACTACGACGTGGCCTTCCACGCGCTGGCCGTGCGCAACACCGCCAAGTACTCGCCGCCGCTGTTCGAGCCCGGGCCGGAGGGGCGTCACGACTGGCAGATCGTGCTCGCGCTGCAGCACCGCCTGGAGACCTTGCGCAAGGGACGTCCGTCCGTGCGCCAGACGCTGCGCTACCAGGCCCTCACGCGGCTGGGGCCGGAGCGGATGCTGGATGTCGGCCTGCGCATGGGGCCGCACGGCAACCGGTTCCATCCGCTGCGCCAGGGCCTGTCGCTGTCGAAGCTGCGCGCCTCACCGCACGGCGTGGACCTGGGCCCGCTCAAGCCGTGCCTGCCCGAGCGTTTGCAGACGAAGGACCGGCGCCTCCACCTGGCCCCCGCGCTGCTCGTCGCGGACGTGCAGCGGCTCGCACAGACCTTCCCGGAGGGCGCGGCGCCCGACGCGCGCGCGGGCGAGCTGCTGCTCATCGGCCGCAGACACCTGCGCGACAACAACTCCTGGATGCACAACGTGCCGGGCCTGCTCAAGGGCAAGCCACGCTGCACGCTGATGGTGCACCCGGAGGACGCGTCGCGCCTGGGGCTGGCGGATGGCGTGGACGCCACCGTCACCTCCCGCGTGGGCGAGGTGACGGTGCCGGTGGCGGTGACGGACGAGGTGATGCCGGGCGTGGTGAGCCTGCCGCACGGCTATGGCCATCGCCGTCAGGGCACGAAGCTGCGCGTGGCCAGCGAGCACGCGGGCATCAGCCAGAACGACTTGACGGACGACCACGCGGTGGACGCCGTCAGCGGCAACGCGGCCTTCAACGGCACGCCGGTGAGGGTGAGGCCGGCCGCGCCACCCCAGGCATCCGCCACACCAGCGGCGTGA
- a CDS encoding 3-oxoacyl-ACP synthase III family protein produces the protein MFLHALGHFHPPNLLTNAFLEELGLETSDAWILERVGIRSRHTVLPLDYLRQTRNRDVRAAQEAALFSNAQTGAHAARVALERAGLKPSDIGLVVAGGCSPDECIPAESNRVAQELGIDAPAVDLQSACSSFCTQLHFLTGMRPERLPEYVLVVNMDNSTRVVDYTDRSSAVLWGDGSSAAVLSARVPGRWRITETRLAGDPSGADKVRVPRIGHFTQHGAEVQKFAIRRAGETFLELRADYLARHPDRGAGDVTFIGHQANLRMLEAVQRRCEVPESRHFFNVHVRGNTGAAGAPGVLSEHWDDPGLGDALVLSVVGSGLTWAGALLERT, from the coding sequence ATGTTCCTGCACGCGCTCGGTCACTTCCATCCGCCCAACCTCCTCACCAATGCGTTCCTGGAGGAACTGGGCCTCGAGACCTCGGACGCGTGGATATTGGAGCGGGTGGGCATCCGCTCCCGGCACACGGTGCTGCCGCTGGACTACCTGCGCCAGACGCGCAACCGGGACGTGCGGGCCGCTCAGGAGGCCGCGCTCTTCAGCAACGCGCAGACGGGCGCCCACGCCGCGCGCGTGGCCCTGGAGCGTGCGGGGCTGAAGCCCTCCGACATCGGCCTCGTCGTCGCGGGCGGGTGCAGCCCGGACGAGTGCATCCCGGCCGAGTCCAACCGCGTGGCGCAGGAGCTGGGCATCGACGCGCCGGCCGTGGACCTGCAGAGCGCCTGCTCGTCCTTCTGCACGCAGCTGCACTTCCTGACGGGCATGCGCCCGGAGCGACTGCCGGAGTACGTGCTCGTGGTGAACATGGACAACTCCACGCGCGTGGTGGACTACACGGACCGCTCCAGCGCGGTGCTGTGGGGCGACGGCTCCTCGGCGGCGGTGCTGTCTGCCCGTGTGCCCGGCCGCTGGCGAATCACCGAGACGCGGCTCGCCGGAGACCCCTCGGGCGCGGACAAGGTGCGCGTGCCGCGCATCGGCCACTTCACCCAGCACGGCGCGGAGGTGCAGAAGTTCGCCATCCGCCGCGCGGGCGAGACCTTCCTGGAGCTGCGCGCCGACTACCTGGCCCGGCACCCGGACCGGGGCGCAGGCGACGTCACCTTCATCGGCCACCAGGCCAACCTGCGCATGCTGGAGGCCGTCCAGCGCCGCTGCGAGGTCCCCGAGTCCCGCCACTTCTTCAACGTCCACGTCCGGGGCAACACCGGCGCGGCGGGCGCCCCGGGCGTCCTGAGCGAGCACTGGGACGACCCCGGCCTGGGCGACGCCCTGGTCCTGAGCGTGGTGGGCAGCGGGCTCACCTGGGCCGGCGCCCTGCTCGAGCGCACCTAG